The following coding sequences lie in one Campylobacter sp. RM16189 genomic window:
- a CDS encoding prepilin-type N-terminal cleavage/methylation domain-containing protein, whose amino-acid sequence MKKAFTMLELVVVIVVIGILAAMAIPRLERDNLAEAVDQIISHIRYTQHLAMQDNKFDPAVDKWFKRRWTLSFNTGGFCGSKNTDWTYSVYFDGVGKFTGNLNSIDEVARDPQDPSKIMSAGWDSGSLGGGCQNASNKYNITKKFGITNIDFSNGCGAANTTSISFDEFGRPMQKASTTGTTGGAQRGYDRILVSGNNCFISISTADRNATIYISPETGFARVSY is encoded by the coding sequence ATGAAAAAAGCCTTTACTATGCTTGAGCTAGTTGTTGTTATCGTTGTTATAGGAATTTTAGCCGCGATGGCTATACCAAGACTTGAGCGCGATAACCTTGCCGAAGCTGTTGATCAAATAATCTCTCATATAAGATACACTCAACATCTTGCTATGCAGGATAATAAATTCGATCCGGCCGTGGATAAATGGTTTAAAAGAAGATGGACTCTCTCTTTTAATACAGGCGGTTTTTGTGGCAGTAAAAATACTGACTGGACATATAGTGTTTATTTTGATGGCGTAGGAAAATTTACAGGAAATTTAAATAGCATAGATGAGGTCGCTAGAGATCCTCAAGATCCGTCAAAAATCATGAGTGCCGGTTGGGATAGCGGCTCTTTGGGAGGCGGTTGCCAAAATGCTAGCAATAAATATAATATAACAAAAAAATTTGGAATAACTAATATTGATTTTTCAAATGGTTGCGGTGCTGCCAATACAACATCTATATCGTTTGATGAATTTGGGCGTCCGATGCAAAAAGCCAGCACTACCGGCACCACAGGCGGAGCACAAAGGGGATATGATAGGATATTGGTTTCAGGCAATAATTGCTTTATTTCTATAAGTACTGCTGACAGAAATGCTACTATATATATCTCTCCTGAAACCGGTTTTGCTAGGGTCTCATACTGA